The genomic stretch TTGGTTCAACAAGGTCATACAGATTTCGGGTAAGATATCCGGATTTATATGCTTGATAAATGGTAAACCGGTATTTGGCAAAATAGGATACCGCACTGTTTGTTCCGATCTTTCGCTTAGTCGGACCAAGACTTGGCTTGGATAAAAGGTAATCAGCAAACTCTTCACTAAATGTTTCGTTCAGTTCGCTGAATAGAACCTTTTCACCAGCAAACTGAACAAAATACCGAATAGCACTTTCCCAATTTGGACGACTTGACATCTTTTTTCGTTTGTCCATTTCGGCAACGAAAAACTCCACAAAATTCCCCTTCCGCATACGTACAGAAAGGAATCCAAACTGCTGATTCTGCACGTCAAGCTGCCGCTTTGCTGCTTCATTATAGGCAAGCTCCTTCGTTTCCTTGTTGTGTAGGCGCTCCAATTCGCTTTTAGGTGAACTGAAAAGAAATATTTTTAAATAATATTTGCGCTGCAATCTTCCTGTGTCAGGATTTCTAACAGGAGGATAGATATCCAGGAAAAGAGTTTTTCGCCCTTTTGAAATTGGCTTGTCCCTCAGTGTCACTCTACACATATCCTAATCTATATTTGTTAACTCCTTTTGTTCATGGAACTGTAAATCCTGTCAACGGCCTTTTTCGAATAATAAACCTTTTGGCCGTCCCTAAACTTAGGCACCTTCCTCCGGTTGAAAATTCCATAGAGAAGCCCCGGTCTCTTTTTGAACATGATCACACATTCTTCAATAGCATAACAATCTGAAATTGACAGACCTTTTTCTGCCTCCTTAACGTTCTGCATACGTTCACGTTCATGACCAAGGTATTTTGGTTTATTTTCCAAGCGGTATGCTTTGTCAGCCTCAGCCTTTACATAGAATACAGTTACCCCCCGCTTTACTTTAGAAACCTTGTATTTAGTCATCACCGCATATACGCCATCACGACTTTTACCAAACAAATCCTTCAGGTCCTTGATAGAATAATAACTTACAACACCGGAGGACTCTTCAGGTTCTACCACAGATTCTGTCCGTTCATCAAACCTTTCCTCCCGAACCTTTCTGAGGTATGACTGAAGATCTTCCTTACTCACCCGCGTTTTCCTGGATGACAGTCGATGAACTTCCAAACGTCCCGAATTGATCATATCATAAACAGCTTGCCGCGATATGTCCAAAACTTCGGCTACTTCTGTCACTTTTAAGAAGGGCTTATCCCCAAGGGATTTCTCCTTAAATACCTGCTTCGTATAAACTGTTTCCGTATCACTTTGTCTTATTTTGGATTCCTTTAATTTGACTTTATACATCCTTTGCGCACACCTATGGCTACAGAACCGTGTTACCGTAGTACGTGCATTAAACTCGCTTTTACAGAATTCACAAATTCGCTTCACAATAATATTCGTGCTCATGTTTTCACCCTAATTAAGTACCAATTAGTAATAATAAGTATTAATAAGTACCATTTTGTAAAGTTATATTAATAGATACGCCTCACTATTCATTATATAAATCGTCATTTTCAAAACGAGGGACAAATAAGGGACAAAAATAACAAAAAGATCACTGAAATACACAAACAAAAACGCCTGAAAAAATAGCCATACAGCTTTTTTTCAGGCATTTATGAATTTTGTTTTATTTTATTTATGGTTGTTTTGCGCCGTTACTTCCCGATGCAAAACTTACTAAATATATAATCCAGCTGATCTTCATTTGTCACCTCCCCGGTGATCTCACCGAGGAAATGCAGGCAGCGCCTGATATCCAGCGCCAGCAGGTCGCCGGGGATCTGGGCGTCCAGGCCATTTCGGATATCTATTAAAGATTTTGCTACTTCCTGTAAGGCATGGTAATGCCGGGCATTGGTCACTACAGTACTTTCGGTATTGACAGTGCCCTGCAATACGGAATCCACCAGGCGCTGTCTGAGGACGTCGATATGTTTATGTGCTTTGGCAGCAATAAAGATCAGCTGTTCAATACCGGCATAACGGGCATGTAAGGCTGCGTCCTCCAACTGATCGGCTTTATTGCCCACCAGGAGAAAGCTGATCCCCTGCTGACGGAGATCATCGCGGATAGCAGCCAGTTCGGGAGCGCTCAGTTCGCGGACATCGAAGAGATAGATGACCACATCGGCCTGGCGCATTTTCTCCAGGCTTTTTTCTACACCGATGCTTTCAATCACATCGCTGGTATGCTCGCGGATACCGGCCGTGTCGATGAGGCGGAACAGGATGCCGTCTATATTGAGGATCTCTTCAATGGTATCCCGGGTAGTGCCGGCAATATCACTGACGATGGCGCGGTTCTCATTCAGTAAGGTATTGAGCAGGGTGGATTTGCCGGCATTGGGTTTACCAACAATAGCTACCTGGACACCGTTCTTGATCACGTTGCCCAACTGGAACGACTGGAGCAGACCGCCTACCTTACCATCCGCTTCCTGGATCAGCTGGTAGAACTGGGTACGATCCGCAAACTCCACATCTTCCTGGGAAAAGTCCAGCTCCAGCTCTATCAGGGCGGAGAATTGCAGGAGGCGGTCGCGGAGCTGCTGCAGCACTTCGGAGAAGCCGCCACGGATATTGTGGAGAGCGGCTTTGCGGGATGCTTCTGTATTACTGGCTATCAGGTCCGCCACGGCCTCAGCCTGCGTAAGGTCCAGTTTGCCGTTGAGGAAAGCACGCTGCGTGAACTCACCGGGTTTTGCCAGGCGGGCTCCCTGGCGGGTACAAGCCTGGATCACCTGCTGCTGCACAAAGGGCGACCCGTGACAGGAGATCTCTATCACGTCTTCCCCGGTATAAGATCGGGGGGAGCGGTAGAGGGAGACCACCACTTCATCAAGGGCTTTGTCGCCCTCTTTCAGGAAACCTACGTGCAGGGTATGGGAAGACTGCTGCTCCAGGTCTTTGGAGGGGAACAGAGCATTGACAATGCCAAAAGAGACAGGTCCACTCAGCCGGATCACGCCAATGGCGCCAATCCCGGCCGGGGTGGCCAGCGCAACGATCGTATCATCCCATCCTGACAGTTTTCCCAGCATAGCGGCGTAGATTTATAGCCTGCAAAATTAACGGAAAGGCTACAAAGGCAAGGGAAAAGCTGGTGGCTACATACACCCCTGCGGATGGCAGCCAGCCCCGCGCCAAACAGCCAGACTTCGGTTCGTCCCAAAAAACAGAAAAGGACGCACCTGGCGCCCTCTTCTATCGAACCTACTATTCTCATGGCTATTCTTCGACTAACCGAAATATGATCGGTTGTCTCTTGTAAGATCTTACCTTCCGGCCATTCATGGTAGCTGGCTTCCAGTTACCGCTTTTCCGGATCACCTGCGCGGCCTCTGCCCGTAATATTTCAGGGCCGCTGATAGCCTCTACCCGATCAACCAGACCACTGGAATCTACGATAAACTGTACCAGCACTATTCCTTCTATACAACCCGCCTCTGCTGCATCGGGATAACGCATATTCTCCTGAAGAAAACACTCCCAGGCCTGCCTGCCGCCGGGGTAATACGCTTCAATTTCAACCTGCCCACACATGATTATATCCGGTTCCTTTGCCGCCTTCTTTTCTTCAGCCGGCCCCGGCATTGACGGTAGCACATCCAAACAGGAGTGTCCTCCTGAATGAATTGTTACGATCTCCACCTGTTCCTTCCGATTGCTGTCGCCCAATAGCGTAGCTGCCGGCAGGGGCTCATCAGGAACAATAAAGGGCATGTTATAGCAACCGGTAGTCATCGGAAGAGCGGGTTGTAATGCTATCTGCGGGACGGGAACAGGTGGTACCAGGATAAGAGAATCTGGCGGTAACACCGGGCAGGTAATATAGCTCATTTCCAGGGCCCGGGGCTTTTCAGTATCAAACAGGGCGCAACCAGCAACAAACAGCAGGCATAACAGCAACATCAATGTCACACCCAGCCATACTCTCCTGTTATAGTGCTTACGCAATTCATAGGCGCCATATTCCTTATTCCTTCCATCAAAAATGATATCCAGTATATCGGCGGTTAAGATGGAGGAAGGTTTCATGGCTGTACGTTTACAATAAGATGCAAAGCTGAATTGTTTCCACACTATCCCATATGGATATACTAAAACAAAAATCCCCTCCGATGCGGAGGGGATCATGCTCATTCATGGCTATAACTATATACAATCAATCCTCAGACAGTTTGAATACGATGGGTTGTTTCTTGTA from Candidatus Pseudobacter hemicellulosilyticus encodes the following:
- a CDS encoding site-specific integrase, translating into MCRVTLRDKPISKGRKTLFLDIYPPVRNPDTGRLQRKYYLKIFLFSSPKSELERLHNKETKELAYNEAAKRQLDVQNQQFGFLSVRMRKGNFVEFFVAEMDKRKKMSSRPNWESAIRYFVQFAGEKVLFSELNETFSEEFADYLLSKPSLGPTKRKIGTNSAVSYFAKYRFTIYQAYKSGYLTRNLYDLVEPISSKASHREFLFLYELQALAKTPCISDVIKRGGLFSALTGLRFSDVHTLRWDEIRGSKGNYYIQFFIDKTGQAEFHPISDEAYLLLGEPGEGEVFKGLDYRDVVSILPGWLMAAGIKRRFTFHCFRHTFATLQLISGTEIPTVSKLLGHKNIQTTMIYVHIVDALKRQASHRIELRVGDAWLKKTIT
- a CDS encoding helix-turn-helix domain-containing protein produces the protein MYKVKLKESKIRQSDTETVYTKQVFKEKSLGDKPFLKVTEVAEVLDISRQAVYDMINSGRLEVHRLSSRKTRVSKEDLQSYLRKVREERFDERTESVVEPEESSGVVSYYSIKDLKDLFGKSRDGVYAVMTKYKVSKVKRGVTVFYVKAEADKAYRLENKPKYLGHERERMQNVKEAEKGLSISDCYAIEECVIMFKKRPGLLYGIFNRRKVPKFRDGQKVYYSKKAVDRIYSSMNKRS
- the mnmE gene encoding tRNA uridine-5-carboxymethylaminomethyl(34) synthesis GTPase MnmE yields the protein MLGKLSGWDDTIVALATPAGIGAIGVIRLSGPVSFGIVNALFPSKDLEQQSSHTLHVGFLKEGDKALDEVVVSLYRSPRSYTGEDVIEISCHGSPFVQQQVIQACTRQGARLAKPGEFTQRAFLNGKLDLTQAEAVADLIASNTEASRKAALHNIRGGFSEVLQQLRDRLLQFSALIELELDFSQEDVEFADRTQFYQLIQEADGKVGGLLQSFQLGNVIKNGVQVAIVGKPNAGKSTLLNTLLNENRAIVSDIAGTTRDTIEEILNIDGILFRLIDTAGIREHTSDVIESIGVEKSLEKMRQADVVIYLFDVRELSAPELAAIRDDLRQQGISFLLVGNKADQLEDAALHARYAGIEQLIFIAAKAHKHIDVLRQRLVDSVLQGTVNTESTVVTNARHYHALQEVAKSLIDIRNGLDAQIPGDLLALDIRRCLHFLGEITGEVTNEDQLDYIFSKFCIGK
- a CDS encoding energy transducer TonB — its product is MKPSSILTADILDIIFDGRNKEYGAYELRKHYNRRVWLGVTLMLLLCLLFVAGCALFDTEKPRALEMSYITCPVLPPDSLILVPPVPVPQIALQPALPMTTGCYNMPFIVPDEPLPAATLLGDSNRKEQVEIVTIHSGGHSCLDVLPSMPGPAEEKKAAKEPDIIMCGQVEIEAYYPGGRQAWECFLQENMRYPDAAEAGCIEGIVLVQFIVDSSGLVDRVEAISGPEILRAEAAQVIRKSGNWKPATMNGRKVRSYKRQPIIFRLVEE